A window from Hemicordylus capensis ecotype Gifberg chromosome 2, rHemCap1.1.pri, whole genome shotgun sequence encodes these proteins:
- the P4HTM gene encoding transmembrane prolyl 4-hydroxylase isoform X6: MKEIPDFLSEDECKFIIHLAKLKGLEKSQARAENSAEIMEMLDIGQMDIFNLLDRNHDGQLQLNEVLTQNHVATGGRWMTTETLREMYTAMKADPDDNGVLTLEEFKQLNIQDFFRYMKSKEVNKSDLVRNSQHTWLYQGEGAHRIMRSIRQRVMHLTRLPPEIVEHSEPLQVVRYDEGGHYHAHLDSGQMLPETVCSHTNLFIDEMLPLQTSCRYVTVLFYLNNVTGGGETTFPVADNRTFEELSLIQNEIDLRDTRKHCDKGNLRVKPLQGTAVFWYNFLSDGEGWVGDVDEYSLHGGCLVTEGTKWIANNWINVDPNKRRQLLFQEMMAQFPNDGDEDPSNWTALKFIFLCVPYICVITSKLFFLFNIYLIYCFSCTDVRLSVLQLKV, translated from the exons AAATTCCAGACTTCCTGAGTGAGGATGAATGTAAATTTATTATCCACTTGGCTAAGCTCAAAGGGCTTGAGAAAAGCCAGGCTAGAGCTGAAAACAGTGCCGAAATCATGGAAATGCTAGATATTGGCCAGATGGATATTTTCAACCTTCTAGACCGCAATCATGATGGACAGCTGCAGCTTAATGAG GTGCTGACACAAAACCATGTAGCAACTGGTGGCAGATGGATGACTACTGAGACTCTTCGAGAGATGTACACTGCTATGAAAGCAGACCCAGATGACAATG GTGTGCTGACTTTGGAGGAGTTTAAGCAGCTGAACATTCAGGATTTCTTCAGGTATATGAAAAGCAAAGAAGTGAACAAGAGTGATTTAGTGCGGAACAGTCAGCACACGTGGCTGTATCAAGGCGAGGGGGCACATCGGATCATGCGCTCCATAAGGCAAAG GGTGATGCATTTAACCCGTCTACCCCCAGAGATTGTGGAGCACAGTGAACCCTTGCAGGTGGTGCGATATGACGAGGGAGGACACTACCATGCTCACCTGGATAGTGGACAAATGCTCCCAGAGACGGTCTGCAGTCACACCAATCTGTTCATCGATGAAATGCTTCCACTTCAAACCTCATGCCG ATATGTGACAGTACTGTTCTACCTAAATAATGTGACTGGAGGAGGAGAGACCACATTTCCTGTAGCTGACAACAGGACTTTTGAAGAATTG tcGCTGATCCAGAATGAGATTGACCTACGTGACACTCGTAAACACTGTGATAAGGGAAATCTGCGTGTAAAACCACTGCAGGGCACTGCTGTCTTCTGGTACAATTTCCTGTCAGATGGGGAAG GCTGGGTTGGAGACGTGGATGAATATTCCTTGCATGGAGGCTGCTTGGTCACTGAAGGAACCAAGTGGATAGCCAACAACTGGATCAATGTGGATCCCAACAAGAGGCGACAGCTCCTGTTCCAAGAGATGATGGCTCAGTTCCCAAATGATGGAGATGAGGATCCAA GTAACTGGACAGCattgaaatttatttttctctgtgttcCTTACATTTGTGTGATTACCAGTAAGTTATTTttcttatttaatatttatttaatttattgtttcTCATGCACAGATGTCAGGCTGTCTGTCCTGCAATTAAAGGTTTGA
- the P4HTM gene encoding transmembrane prolyl 4-hydroxylase isoform X5, protein MKTLSLKPPIFEIPDFLSEDECKFIIHLAKLKGLEKSQARAENSAEIMEMLDIGQMDIFNLLDRNHDGQLQLNEVLTQNHVATGGRWMTTETLREMYTAMKADPDDNGVLTLEEFKQLNIQDFFRYMKSKEVNKSDLVRNSQHTWLYQGEGAHRIMRSIRQRVMHLTRLPPEIVEHSEPLQVVRYDEGGHYHAHLDSGQMLPETVCSHTNLFIDEMLPLQTSCRYVTVLFYLNNVTGGGETTFPVADNRTFEELSLIQNEIDLRDTRKHCDKGNLRVKPLQGTAVFWYNFLSDGEGWVGDVDEYSLHGGCLVTEGTKWIANNWINVDPNKRRQLLFQEMMAQFPNDGDEDPSNWTALKFIFLCVPYICVITSKLFFLFNIYLIYCFSCTDVRLSVLQLKV, encoded by the exons AAATTCCAGACTTCCTGAGTGAGGATGAATGTAAATTTATTATCCACTTGGCTAAGCTCAAAGGGCTTGAGAAAAGCCAGGCTAGAGCTGAAAACAGTGCCGAAATCATGGAAATGCTAGATATTGGCCAGATGGATATTTTCAACCTTCTAGACCGCAATCATGATGGACAGCTGCAGCTTAATGAG GTGCTGACACAAAACCATGTAGCAACTGGTGGCAGATGGATGACTACTGAGACTCTTCGAGAGATGTACACTGCTATGAAAGCAGACCCAGATGACAATG GTGTGCTGACTTTGGAGGAGTTTAAGCAGCTGAACATTCAGGATTTCTTCAGGTATATGAAAAGCAAAGAAGTGAACAAGAGTGATTTAGTGCGGAACAGTCAGCACACGTGGCTGTATCAAGGCGAGGGGGCACATCGGATCATGCGCTCCATAAGGCAAAG GGTGATGCATTTAACCCGTCTACCCCCAGAGATTGTGGAGCACAGTGAACCCTTGCAGGTGGTGCGATATGACGAGGGAGGACACTACCATGCTCACCTGGATAGTGGACAAATGCTCCCAGAGACGGTCTGCAGTCACACCAATCTGTTCATCGATGAAATGCTTCCACTTCAAACCTCATGCCG ATATGTGACAGTACTGTTCTACCTAAATAATGTGACTGGAGGAGGAGAGACCACATTTCCTGTAGCTGACAACAGGACTTTTGAAGAATTG tcGCTGATCCAGAATGAGATTGACCTACGTGACACTCGTAAACACTGTGATAAGGGAAATCTGCGTGTAAAACCACTGCAGGGCACTGCTGTCTTCTGGTACAATTTCCTGTCAGATGGGGAAG GCTGGGTTGGAGACGTGGATGAATATTCCTTGCATGGAGGCTGCTTGGTCACTGAAGGAACCAAGTGGATAGCCAACAACTGGATCAATGTGGATCCCAACAAGAGGCGACAGCTCCTGTTCCAAGAGATGATGGCTCAGTTCCCAAATGATGGAGATGAGGATCCAA GTAACTGGACAGCattgaaatttatttttctctgtgttcCTTACATTTGTGTGATTACCAGTAAGTTATTTttcttatttaatatttatttaatttattgtttcTCATGCACAGATGTCAGGCTGTCTGTCCTGCAATTAAAGGTTTGA